Proteins encoded in a region of the Paenibacillus sp. W2I17 genome:
- the purU gene encoding formyltetrahydrofolate deformylase, producing the protein MEIHAKQVRPDSKNRADRARMLISCPDGPGIVAAVSHFLHQHGANIVQSDQYTMDPAGGMFFMRIEFDLPQLLVNLPKLEADFAEVASRFQMEWTLSAVSRKKKLAIFVSKEDHCLVELLWQWQAGDLDADIALVVSNHLDMKDYVESFGIPYHHIPVTADTKKEAEQRQLDVIGNDVDVIILARYMQIISPMFIEHYRNRIINIHHSFLPAFVGGKPYAQAYNRGVKIIGATAHYVTEELDGGPIIEQDVQRVSHGDDVTELKRIGRTIERVVLARAVKWHVEDRVLVHENKTVVF; encoded by the coding sequence ATGGAGATCCACGCTAAACAAGTACGCCCTGATTCTAAAAACCGCGCCGATCGTGCGCGCATGCTTATTTCCTGTCCGGATGGTCCAGGAATTGTAGCTGCCGTATCTCATTTCCTGCACCAGCATGGTGCAAACATTGTTCAGTCGGACCAGTACACAATGGACCCTGCTGGCGGCATGTTCTTTATGAGAATTGAGTTTGATCTTCCGCAATTGTTGGTCAATTTGCCGAAACTGGAAGCTGATTTTGCAGAAGTGGCAAGTCGTTTCCAAATGGAATGGACGTTATCTGCGGTTAGCCGCAAGAAGAAACTGGCTATATTTGTATCCAAAGAAGATCACTGTCTGGTTGAATTGTTGTGGCAATGGCAGGCTGGCGATCTGGATGCTGATATTGCTCTTGTGGTCAGCAACCATCTGGACATGAAGGACTATGTAGAATCATTTGGCATTCCATATCATCATATTCCGGTTACGGCAGATACGAAGAAAGAAGCGGAACAGCGCCAACTGGACGTCATTGGCAATGATGTGGATGTGATCATTTTGGCTCGTTACATGCAGATTATCTCTCCGATGTTCATTGAGCATTACCGCAATCGAATCATTAATATTCACCATTCGTTCCTGCCAGCCTTTGTGGGTGGTAAACCGTATGCGCAGGCGTACAACCGCGGTGTCAAAATTATCGGTGCGACAGCGCACTATGTTACGGAAGAACTGGATGGCGGACCAATTATTGAACAGGACGTGCAGCGTGTAAGCCACGGGGACGATGTAACCGAGCTGAAGCGTATTGGACGTACCATTGAGCGTGTTGTGCTCGCACGTGCCGTGAAATGGCATGTCGAAGACCGTGTTCTTGTTCACGAAA
- a CDS encoding deoxyribonuclease IV: MLKIGSHVSFSDKGLLSATKEASSYGSSSFMIYTGAPQNTRRKPIESMYIEEGKVAMQEGGMEDIVVHAPYIVNLGSYKDNTFRLAVDFLQEEIRRTHAIGVKNIVLHPGAFTDKDAHYGIGRIAEGLNEVLEGVKDTDVNIALETMAGKGTEMGRSFEEIAQIIEKVTYNERLTVCMDTCHIHDAGYDIVNDFDGVLEQFDRTVGLDRIAVMHINDSKNAVGAHKDRHTPIGSGWIGFEAINRIVNHEKLQGRPFILETPWIGKEAKTQRPMYEVEIALLRGDVAGRFGQDFLTEVEQLQHFFKGKEIESRSYILDVWTLLKNDAKAKKADPREPLERLYDMVTEAALFPHLNEEQLNHRLIAWLAG; this comes from the coding sequence ATGCTGAAAATCGGCTCCCACGTGTCCTTTTCGGACAAGGGATTATTGAGTGCAACGAAGGAAGCGTCCTCGTACGGTTCCAGTTCGTTTATGATATATACGGGTGCACCACAGAATACACGTCGCAAGCCAATTGAGTCCATGTATATTGAAGAAGGCAAGGTTGCCATGCAAGAGGGTGGAATGGAAGATATCGTTGTCCATGCACCGTACATTGTTAATCTTGGCTCATACAAAGATAATACGTTTAGACTGGCTGTAGATTTCCTTCAGGAAGAGATTCGTCGGACACATGCTATTGGTGTGAAGAACATCGTATTACATCCCGGCGCATTTACAGACAAAGATGCCCACTATGGGATCGGAAGGATCGCAGAAGGATTGAATGAAGTGCTGGAGGGTGTGAAAGACACGGATGTGAACATCGCTCTGGAGACCATGGCTGGCAAAGGTACGGAGATGGGTCGCAGTTTCGAAGAGATCGCTCAGATTATCGAGAAAGTAACATATAACGAGCGCCTGACTGTGTGTATGGATACATGTCACATTCATGATGCCGGATATGATATCGTTAATGATTTTGACGGTGTACTGGAACAATTTGATCGTACGGTAGGACTTGACCGCATTGCCGTAATGCATATTAATGATAGTAAGAATGCTGTGGGTGCGCACAAGGACCGTCATACACCAATTGGCTCTGGCTGGATCGGGTTTGAAGCGATTAACCGCATCGTCAACCATGAGAAGCTTCAAGGACGTCCATTTATTCTAGAGACACCTTGGATTGGTAAAGAGGCCAAAACACAGCGTCCAATGTATGAGGTGGAGATTGCCCTGCTTCGTGGGGATGTTGCCGGTCGATTCGGCCAGGATTTCCTGACAGAAGTAGAACAGTTGCAACACTTTTTCAAAGGTAAAGAGATTGAGTCTCGTTCGTATATTCTGGATGTGTGGACGTTGCTCAAGAATGATGCCAAAGCCAAAAAGGCAGATCCGCGCGAACCGCTGGAACGCCTCTATGACATGGTGACTGAAGCTGCTTTGTTCCCACATTTGAATGAAGAACAACTGAATCATCGCTTGATTGCATGGCTTGCGGGTTAA
- a CDS encoding DUF2621 domain-containing protein, translating into MIFDSYAIILTSYSPSNWFMNTIAFWTFLLLGSMCVGGFFMMRKFLKVLPKADGKSKLDWQNYWVEASRHLWTDEAKAFLDQLVEPVPGPFRDIAKHSIAAEIGKIAVEDNATEVSRDHCIKGYIIATPKRDNKFLVKFLEKNKIDYSPYQHLIK; encoded by the coding sequence ATGATTTTCGACTCCTACGCGATAATACTGACCAGCTATTCCCCCAGCAATTGGTTTATGAATACGATCGCATTCTGGACTTTTTTATTGCTAGGCAGCATGTGTGTCGGTGGATTTTTCATGATGCGCAAGTTTTTGAAAGTGCTACCAAAAGCAGACGGAAAGTCCAAACTGGATTGGCAGAATTATTGGGTTGAAGCCAGCCGTCACTTATGGACAGATGAAGCCAAAGCTTTTTTGGATCAACTAGTGGAGCCTGTGCCCGGGCCATTTCGTGACATCGCCAAACATTCCATTGCTGCAGAAATCGGTAAGATTGCAGTTGAAGACAATGCCACGGAAGTATCGAGAGATCATTGCATCAAAGGATACATTATTGCCACACCGAAGCGGGATAATAAGTTTTTGGTAAAATTTTTGGAGAAAAACAAAATCGATTATTCCCCTTATCAACATTTGATTAAATAA
- a CDS encoding TIGR01777 family oxidoreductase, with translation MKIAICGGTGFVGGALVDYWLQAGHHVKVITRKLPDLHNPSKNLTYISWEQVEEQPHLLEGMDALVNLAGETLNQRWTTKAKLEIVESRVTTVARVARLVESLEQKPEVVVQASAMAIYGTSPNETFDESSPQKSMNFPSRVSEQWEVAADAIKNVRLVKIRVSLVLGHKRGAFPLMKLPYMLGVGGKIGSGKQWTSWIHIMDIVRLIDFSIQNKQVSGPVNASSPNPVTNDEFGRTVGKVYHRPHWFPVPSFLIKTLVGELSVVVLQGQRVIPQKALDHGFQFTFPTLTQALEDLKHRGLSD, from the coding sequence ATGAAAATTGCCATTTGTGGAGGTACCGGATTTGTGGGAGGAGCACTTGTAGATTACTGGCTGCAAGCCGGGCACCATGTGAAAGTTATTACACGCAAACTGCCTGACTTGCATAATCCAAGTAAAAATCTTACATATATATCGTGGGAACAAGTCGAAGAACAACCTCACTTGCTGGAAGGTATGGACGCTCTCGTTAACCTTGCCGGAGAAACGCTGAATCAACGTTGGACAACCAAGGCGAAGCTGGAGATTGTTGAATCCAGAGTCACGACAGTAGCGCGGGTAGCCCGATTGGTAGAATCCCTGGAACAAAAGCCGGAAGTGGTCGTTCAGGCTTCTGCCATGGCCATCTATGGAACCTCTCCTAACGAAACCTTTGACGAGAGCAGTCCGCAAAAATCAATGAATTTCCCCTCCCGGGTCTCGGAACAATGGGAAGTTGCTGCAGATGCTATCAAAAATGTAAGACTCGTTAAAATCCGGGTGAGTCTGGTGCTTGGACATAAAAGAGGTGCTTTTCCATTGATGAAACTTCCTTATATGCTGGGTGTTGGTGGCAAGATCGGCAGTGGCAAGCAATGGACCAGCTGGATTCACATTATGGATATCGTAAGACTCATTGATTTTAGCATTCAAAATAAACAAGTGTCAGGTCCGGTCAATGCTTCCTCACCAAATCCTGTTACCAATGATGAATTCGGTCGTACGGTCGGTAAAGTGTATCATCGCCCTCACTGGTTCCCCGTACCCAGCTTCCTGATTAAAACCTTGGTTGGAGAACTATCCGTTGTCGTGCTTCAAGGGCAGAGAGTCATTCCGCAAAAAGCTCTCGACCACGGGTTCCAGTTCACCTTCCCAACCTTAACCCAGGCACTGGAAGATCTGAAGCACCGCGGCTTATCTGACTGA
- a CDS encoding DUF6382 domain-containing protein codes for MYGLTRDFIRNGGAFMVLEKEDGLRMEELSRVQMGMLASNQIPRLLPVHIREVDRNVTLQYDISGYKMLSQMLKSSKIKLRVLYGLLFQLADAFTECRQYMLEPRKLLIQEEYLFINGSFEQGELGMVYVPIMDKVEVDPIPQQFRELVIRLMAHVQELQGEGIQRVLQLCDNERWDIRQLRELLLELYADEQENGGGAAFLSSRTSETPNDSRGDLHSLISERDSRLATGTSRPYQPGPPVQNAGVGPQLNFRQLHNKSESEVEDILVRSRTFPGRRSPEQFPLESSNGMDKRGSNPYDSLERVDMEVEEKSGSSKVTYIILGCMVAMALVWRFIYMEQPGQTQMILCMVLSLGLLGVAGWTWKRKGSPHNDSENKRSFSFNLGKNKGKQTEEDEEQFQESWRWNTADRKEERINQTVASASEGGSEHSRFQNLHMTPEHSEPPFVQRHVETVASTSELIRQDAVAEATVNLQNLSGCNVTAGPVMASYYLERRSGTGDQHERMDVQGASFVIGRSADMVQWVDTATGVSRAHVELSRNKSGYVIKDLGSVNGTILQGNILAPYKEYPLADGDTFTLAESVYTYRSVG; via the coding sequence ATGTATGGATTAACGAGAGATTTTATTCGTAACGGCGGAGCGTTCATGGTTTTGGAGAAAGAGGACGGGTTACGAATGGAGGAATTGAGCCGGGTACAGATGGGGATGTTGGCGTCCAATCAGATTCCGCGACTTCTTCCTGTTCATATTCGGGAAGTCGATCGAAATGTAACTTTGCAGTACGACATATCAGGGTACAAGATGTTATCCCAGATGTTAAAGTCAAGCAAAATCAAATTGCGTGTTCTGTACGGTTTGTTGTTCCAACTAGCTGATGCCTTCACGGAATGCCGGCAATATATGCTGGAGCCTCGTAAATTATTGATCCAGGAAGAGTACTTGTTCATCAATGGTTCATTCGAACAGGGTGAGCTTGGGATGGTATATGTACCAATCATGGATAAGGTTGAAGTTGATCCAATACCTCAGCAATTCCGTGAGCTGGTGATCAGGCTGATGGCACATGTACAGGAACTGCAGGGAGAAGGCATTCAGCGTGTTCTGCAGTTATGTGACAACGAACGCTGGGATATCAGACAGTTGCGAGAGCTTCTTTTGGAATTATACGCTGACGAGCAAGAGAATGGAGGAGGCGCAGCATTTCTCTCGTCCAGAACTTCGGAAACACCCAATGATTCAAGAGGTGATCTTCATTCGTTGATTTCTGAGCGAGATAGCAGGCTAGCCACTGGTACTTCTCGGCCATATCAACCCGGTCCTCCCGTTCAAAATGCTGGTGTGGGGCCGCAACTAAATTTCCGTCAGCTGCACAATAAGAGTGAATCTGAGGTTGAAGACATTCTGGTGAGATCTCGAACCTTTCCAGGCAGGCGCTCACCTGAGCAATTTCCATTGGAGAGTTCAAACGGTATGGATAAGAGAGGAAGTAACCCGTATGATTCGCTAGAGCGTGTTGATATGGAAGTGGAGGAAAAGTCGGGATCTTCCAAAGTAACCTATATCATATTGGGCTGCATGGTTGCCATGGCATTGGTATGGAGATTTATTTACATGGAGCAACCGGGACAGACGCAGATGATCCTGTGCATGGTACTAAGCCTTGGTTTGCTTGGTGTAGCAGGATGGACGTGGAAGCGCAAGGGAAGTCCTCATAATGACTCAGAGAATAAGCGGTCTTTTTCATTCAATTTAGGTAAGAACAAAGGCAAGCAAACGGAAGAGGATGAGGAACAATTTCAGGAAAGTTGGCGCTGGAATACAGCTGATAGGAAAGAGGAACGCATAAACCAAACGGTCGCATCCGCCTCAGAAGGTGGTAGCGAGCATTCCCGCTTTCAAAATTTGCACATGACACCTGAACACTCCGAACCACCGTTCGTTCAGCGCCATGTGGAAACGGTAGCTTCAACTTCAGAGCTAATTCGACAGGATGCAGTTGCGGAGGCAACCGTGAATTTGCAGAATCTGAGTGGATGTAATGTTACAGCAGGCCCGGTGATGGCGTCTTATTATCTTGAACGAAGATCCGGCACCGGTGACCAACATGAACGGATGGATGTGCAAGGAGCATCTTTTGTCATCGGAAGATCAGCAGACATGGTTCAGTGGGTGGACACAGCGACCGGCGTGTCCCGTGCTCATGTGGAATTGAGCCGGAACAAATCGGGCTATGTGATTAAGGATCTGGGTTCCGTCAATGGCACCATTCTTCAGGGCAATATTCTTGCTCCGTATAAGGAGTATCCATTGGCGGATGGAGACACATTTACACTTGCGGAATCAGTCTACACTTATCGGTCGGTTGGATAA
- a CDS encoding prepilin peptidase, which produces MEVEWFYIACGIYVIAAFITDIRSMKIPNRLTLPVTVAGVLAHIIWGGWDGFLFSAAGFAAGFGILFLMYAIGAVGAGDVKLFGGIGAWTGLAFGIHVIIYSVLYAGAIGLVILLFRKDSAKRIRGMAGNLAGFFILGSLKLVNKEKTLKFPFMLAVLPGFITVLVSGLFP; this is translated from the coding sequence ATGGAGGTGGAGTGGTTTTATATTGCCTGTGGCATATACGTCATTGCAGCTTTTATTACAGATATTCGTTCAATGAAAATTCCAAATCGATTGACTTTACCCGTGACTGTTGCAGGCGTATTGGCCCACATCATATGGGGAGGTTGGGATGGTTTCTTGTTCTCAGCCGCTGGATTTGCAGCAGGTTTTGGCATTTTGTTTCTGATGTATGCGATTGGAGCCGTAGGGGCAGGAGATGTGAAATTGTTTGGTGGGATTGGCGCATGGACGGGACTTGCTTTTGGCATTCATGTCATTATTTACTCCGTTTTGTATGCGGGAGCCATTGGTTTAGTGATACTTCTATTCCGCAAGGACTCAGCGAAACGGATTCGGGGCATGGCAGGCAATCTTGCCGGGTTCTTCATTCTTGGTTCGCTCAAGCTGGTGAACAAAGAGAAGACATTGAAGTTTCCGTTTATGCTGGCGGTATTGCCCGGGTTTATCACGGTCCTTGTCTCAGGACTTTTCCCTTGA
- a CDS encoding pilus assembly protein, with protein sequence MDKQQHYEKKSAQMQIRLTRIIRLQRLKSLNKQIYSPKKEQGSMVLEASLVLPVFLFFIMFLIFIVQMTLISTALQSTAGEAVKQLSTKIYPVSLAFTPSDSAGGEGSGGGWKIPELSLTEWAEGYASSLPEPLSDWVRSAAASGEQPLQEIKTSVLETVLDPTVKPLLQPFIEPTLLNMERVHVNGISIPDLKNKTNPYFRLELSYELPVKVPFLSKPLRIQAAAAERVWIGDTGEGSDGSAGDGDTAGSATVLSKPDPAYIGNNATIKVKVEPGATANLTIFYKSGESSAKHIGWATADENGIIEWNWFVGTRTTEGTWSFVVETGEGAKTETTFTVASRK encoded by the coding sequence ATGGACAAGCAGCAACATTACGAAAAAAAAAGCGCACAAATGCAGATTCGTTTAACAAGAATAATCAGATTGCAGCGTTTGAAGTCTCTGAATAAGCAAATATATTCTCCGAAAAAGGAACAGGGCAGCATGGTTCTGGAAGCTTCACTGGTGTTACCTGTCTTTCTGTTCTTTATCATGTTTCTCATCTTCATAGTGCAAATGACTCTAATCTCCACAGCGTTACAGAGCACGGCGGGTGAAGCGGTGAAGCAGTTATCAACGAAAATATATCCCGTTTCCCTTGCATTCACACCTTCTGATTCTGCCGGCGGAGAAGGTTCTGGAGGGGGTTGGAAGATACCAGAGTTATCTCTGACGGAATGGGCAGAAGGTTATGCTTCTTCTCTACCCGAGCCATTAAGTGATTGGGTACGTTCAGCTGCGGCCAGTGGTGAACAGCCACTACAGGAGATCAAAACATCCGTCTTGGAAACCGTACTTGATCCCACGGTAAAACCGCTGCTTCAACCATTTATCGAACCAACGCTGCTGAATATGGAACGTGTTCATGTGAATGGTATTTCGATACCTGATCTCAAAAACAAAACAAATCCATATTTCCGACTTGAATTGAGTTATGAATTGCCTGTAAAAGTCCCCTTTCTCAGTAAACCGCTTCGGATTCAGGCTGCTGCGGCAGAACGGGTATGGATTGGAGATACCGGAGAAGGATCAGATGGCAGCGCAGGAGACGGGGATACTGCGGGTTCAGCAACGGTTCTGTCGAAGCCTGACCCGGCTTACATAGGCAATAATGCAACGATTAAGGTGAAGGTAGAACCAGGAGCGACAGCCAATTTAACGATATTTTACAAGTCAGGTGAAAGTTCTGCAAAGCACATCGGCTGGGCCACCGCAGATGAGAATGGAATTATTGAGTGGAACTGGTTTGTTGGTACTCGGACAACAGAAGGAACATGGAGTTTTGTTGTCGAGACAGGGGAAGGTGCCAAGACGGAGACTACGTTTACCGTGGCCTCTAGAAAATAA